The genomic region CCAAAGACCAAGATTTGAAAGATTGCTTATCTATTGTTCCCGAATGACTCTCCGAGTCTCAACAaaccttttgtgatctcttactgaccattgatgatctcaaggaagtCATTTTTTCTATGGTGGATGATAAAGCCCCTGAGTGTGATGGTTTCCCCTACGAATTCTACAAAGCCCTTTGGCCTTGTGTCGGTCCTGACCTTCATAAGGTTTACCTTGAAGCTTTTCATTCCCAGTCCTTGGGAGTGATTCTTAACCGAGGTAACATTAAATTTATCCATAAGGTTAGGGACCTGGAGGACATTTGCATTGGAGGCCTATTAACTTGCTCAATGTCTCGTATAAGATCATTtccaaagccttggctctcaagattcgTCATCTCCTGCCTCTAATTGTTCGTCCGGAGCAGACTGGATTTATCAAGTCTAGGTTTATTCtggataatattattgttgtttgggaagggatggactggGCCAGACGCTCCAAGCAGCGGGCAATCTTTCTTAAGATTGACTTCACTAAGGCGTATGATCGCATTGAGTGGCTATTTattttggctatgctcaaagctctTGGCTTCCGTCCCAGATTCATTCAGTCTGTCCAGATGTTATTCGAGGATGCCTCGACCTGTATCACCATTAATGGCTGATAGTCTGAGGCTTTTGGCCTTTTCAGATCCATTCGCCAAGGATTTCCTCTGGCTCCTACTTTATATGTTCTTGCGGTAGAGGGGTTTGGatacttacttgctaatgctatctTTGCTGGGCGTGTCCATGGTATCTCCCTGCttgagtcaccttctcaacttgtcaatggccattttTCGGATGACTCCTTCCTCACTCTCATTGAGAAGGAAGACAATATACAGGTTGCTCTTCAATGTCTGGACACCTTTTGCTTGGCTTCTGGTTCGACCACTCAATGGCACAAGACACAAtgttataggcaatcttttcttccCGCCCCCGCCTTGGATTCTTCAATATGactggaaatggcttcatcatggcaaattttttttctttctgggcattccttttgcctttcaAGTTTTGCTtgtggatctttggaatgttgttttagccAGGATTGAGAAAAAGTTGGCCTATTGGATTGCCAAGCCTCTCTCTCTGGCTGGTAAATTCCAAATTTGTTAGAAGGTTTTTGGCTACCACCcatgtctattactcttcatgttgggctccttctaaggcctcttacatgaagctGGAAAGACTTATGCAGTCTTTTCTTTGGGCCTCTGGGTCTAACCATCAAGGTTTCCACAGAGTCATTTGGGAGTATTGTTGTCTTCCCAAGGAGTCTGGAGGGCTTGACCTTATTTCTACCTAGAAACAAGGGCTtgccttatgtgctaaatggataaTCAAAGCCTTATATGGCGACGAGGCCTGGAAAATCCTTCTTCGGCATTGCATTTCTTCAGGTTTTCCTGCCAATAGGTcggcttggaaggggattggttttgaAATCCTGCTCATTATGAAAGACTCTGTTCAGATCTAgggtacttttgttgttaaaagaatctggcatgcttgggaagctatcaagccttggcttCGATGGGCGGGTGATGGTTTTCATGATGTGATCTCCAcgaatcaacacaacctctggtggtcacctcttttttAGGTGCAAAGGTTACTGCTGGCCAAAATCCAACGTGTTAGTGCTCTGCGTTTTCACAAATGTGGCATTCGAACACCTAAGGATATATTTTCCAGAGCTTCTATGAGTCTTTGGTCATGGGATGACCTCCAAGTCCAGTTTCATCTTTCTCAACCAGATCGacagacttatgaccttctggttTCGGCCTTACCCTCACATTTGTTACATAATCTTGACATTCTATATGTCAAACCTTGGTGTAAAGATTGGaaatggtatccttggactcctttcaccaactacaaacccaaaatgggttatctttgTTTGGTTCCccatttgcctatggtccatattctcaaCTAGCAGTGGCACTTGCAATCTTCTCAGAATTCCTACAGACTCGGGTTTCTTGTTGTCTGGTTCGCCACCACCGAACCCAATattgcacactttgcttggtgtgtgcTTTTTCAAAGGCTGCCCTtgggttccagacttaagcatttgggggttcTCGATCCCtggtgccctttttgtggtcacctaAAAACTTTTATGCATATTGTTTGGTTTTGTAGAAGAGCTCAATAGTACTGGAgctggatccatgatttctttcgaCCTTTTCAGCCTGAGCcctttttcttggcatatggctcttttGGGCGATTCGCCTGGAATCCCCTTCAAATTTTCCTAGctatggcatgctttcagaatggagatcctatttactctttggaaagagATAAATTCAGCTCTTTTTACTCACAActctttggatattaatgtctcgctttatgctaaagcttgcatttgtaataatgtattaatgtaGATTCAGGTACAAGCTGACAAAGTGGCTCTATAAGAGGGCCACTTATAGGAGCTCCTCCAGCACTGGGGCAACACCCCTTGTGCGGTTGCCATAGTGCCGTCGGATTCTCTCTATCGACCGTACTCTGCCCCGTGGCCGCAGTTCCTCCGCCCGACGCTCTCAGACCCCGCGGTCCTAGGCTCCTCGTCGCTCCTCTAGCGGGAGAGAAGATGCGTGGAGGCAGTGCTCGGCTTCTCCTCCGCATCGTGGCTCTGCTTCAGGGTGGCCTTCTGTTGCTCATGTGACTTTGGCTCCTCTTGCTGGTGATGGCTCTAGGTGGCCTTGTACCACTACCTCCAAGTTTCCTCGCCTGGCTCTGGCGATTTTGCCTCTCAggaaggaagaaggagaagaagacaaAGACCCTAAAGATGGGTGGTTTGTGCCAGACCCGACTCCTGACCCCGCTGATGTATGGGGCGAGAAAGATGATCCAGATCCTCCTCCCTCGGTTGCCTCTACTTTGgctgcttgaggaagttttttgatgaatatctttattTTTTGACTTCGACATCTTGTCGTGTGACTCTCGcgaggtgatcttgtatcccccgaccttttttttgtgaatatgtactttaatatttatagttaatagagaaggcctattcatcaaaagtactcacaaagtaaattttgttaaaaGATAATCTCACAAGTACTTCTTTACTAATATAAATAAGAGTAATGCAACTAATTAATAATACATTATTTAATATTGCAATTGATAAAGAATCACAACCTGGAATAATAATTATATGTACAATTAAGCTAATGAGAAAtataacacataaataataatacttTTACTCATAGTATaatatacatttaaaatatttgGCTCAAATTTGTAAGCTACTTTCTTTAAACTCCAACTACCAATGTGGAAGGCAGTGAACTTACTTTTTGAAAAAACTTGATCCTTGCCAATTACTAGTTTGGTACGAAGTACTTAAATGATAATGTGTGAAGTATAAATAATTGTCACGATTATCGTTTTAGTTCATTTCTCATTCCATTCAGATATATTTGCAATCAAAACTGTAATCCAAACAAATTATTCAAGATGATCCACTTTCACAACACATGTGTAGATGATCAAAATATCCCACTAGATCATACCAAATAAACCAATATCTGTATACCATGTACAACACATCATTCCAAACACTTAAAAATACATAGCCATAAAACACAAGTTACAAGACATATATAAAACGAGATAATTGCATGCATATAATAAAATACAacattacaaaattaaaaaaatatattccaaaattgCCAAGGTTGACTAATACCATGCACTCGAGATCATATACAACACCTTCAAAGGATTACTAGTCATATCCTATACTAAAAAATCACTCATCATTCATTGTCATGCATCTTAATTGATTGAATTGTTCTTAAGGTAGAATGACATGTATCCCTAGTAACTTAGAACAATTGCATATATTCCTCGCATGGAACTAActtataatcaataagaaatatgaAAACATACACACATCAACAATTAAGGATAAGAACAAGAATTTAATCTTGGAACAACAAGAACATAACACAAGACACAAACAATTCTAGGAATTAACCTCTACACTTTACAAGACCACAGTACCACAAACTTAGATGTGTCTTAAACAACTAAAGATTCATCTCCCAACTATGTCATGTACCTAGGTATGAACTATCTTACCTAAGATAAAATTgttacaaaaaatataaattttccaAATAATGTGTAGTTACAAAGTTGAGAGATGTTGTATAAAAAACATTATGTAAAGAACAAATTAAAAACACATAAGTTAGGGTTTTGCTAGATATAGTTGTGGGATGAATATAGGACTATAGGGACGTCCATGAGATTGTTGTTTTATCTTAAACAAGAAAAACCAAAAAAGTTCATTAATAGGGTAAAGACTACATAGAAcatataaaaacattaaaaaattataacATTAGGTATGAcatgaatgaaaataaaattaatattcaaATTGAAAAATATGCTTAAGAATATGCTAAAATGAGGCCTTAAATATAATGTGAGAATGAACATTAAAATAGGTGCAATTTGTTAAAATTATATTTGTAGATACACAATTTACAGCATTACAAATGACATGGAAGGTATTGATGATAATGTGGAACATGAGGATATAAGATTTTGTGGAAAACATTGAATCTAATCTTACATCTTTGTCTCCTCCTATGAAACCATCAATTTCATTGTATGATGAGATGAACCTACAAAACAACTCTTATGAACCATTGTAACTCAAGATATACATGAAAGAATGAGAAATTCATGATTTTCTAAATGATCCAACTAATCAATATGAAAGATCTTAAAAAAACAAAACCTATATTATATACtattcaattttttaaaacaacaaataaataaatttatcatcttacaaattgaattaaaaaaaaaataaaaataaaataaaaataaaaaaataaaaaaataaaaaaaatgctattttttttttattatataccATTGAAAGACCATGACTTAAAACAGTTAAAAAAACTATTCCTATCATTGTATCAAATTTGctcacaaagaaaaagaaaaagattcgAAAAGATGAACAAGATTTGATTCACTTCAAACCAATTAGAAAGGTGATTCACTTCAATTTAAATACATATATTCCAACTGGCAAAAAAATCCCACGTTGAAGATGAATAGAGTAGGTAGTGTGATTCGAAAAAAACATAAAGAATTGTTTCGGTAAATCCTCCTATGGAGAATCAGCTCTTAAGAAACGTAGTGCGTTCAGTTCCGTTTGCACATTAAATTTCAATAAATGCATTTCCCAGTCGAAGGAAAATTGTACTACAAATTTAAAAATCTCACCAAGCAAATTGTACGTGAGAAATTTAAAATATCCCAGGTAGTAGATCTTGGAAGTGCTTGATCAGTTGAACCAGTGGTTTCCGTTAATTCAAAGTTGTTGAATTTGAACCAGTGGTTTCCGTTAATTCAAAGTTGTTGAATTTGAACCAGTGGTTTCCATTAATTCAAAATTGTTAAATTTGAACCAGTTTGGTGTATTAATCACGGAAGCATCCGGAAAAATTCGTACGTGGGTATCTGAATCTGGTATGGTAGAAATAAGTGTAACCTGCAGATGGTGGCGAGGATGTAAATACATGGACTTGCAGTTTGGTTCCGCCATTAATGTCTCATTTAATGAGGCAGCTTTAAATGAAAGCCAATAATTTTCTTTGAATATATAAATGCATGTTGCCACTGGGCCATCGCTTGTTCCAATGCACAACAGCGAAGGTCAAAGGGCATGTAAACCGTAGATGCAGGGGGAAATCGCCCGGATTCCTCCAGGCTCCGGGCTTTAATAATCTCGGGTCCTGATGCGTCACATGCCCCCACCGTATTTAATTGCTGGAGCAAAACGGCCACATCTATAACCTGGAGGCGAAAGCGAAGGGTTTTGCAAGGGCATTGGGGGTTATATTGTCTCTGGTCTCACAATCGAGGGAATTTTGGGATCTTTTGGTTTAATGGCGGGCACAATTGGTCCCGAGGGTTGAGGTTCCGGGGTTTCAGAAAGCGAAAAGCAGAGGTCCCGGGTTTGAATATCGGCAAAAGATGAGCACCAATTCCACAATGGGAGACATGAGCAGGGTGGGCCTCGGGTACGGCATCGCCATTGCGGTCGGAATACTGGTTCTGCTCTCGACTGTGATGTTGGCTTCGTATGTCTGCGTGCGGGTGCACGGCCGGACTCAGCTGGCCGGAGGCGTTGCGCAGAGAGAGGCGGTGCAGAGGGAAACAGGGGCGGCGGCCGCTGCGGGACTCGACCAGGCGACCTTGGACTCGTATCCGCTTGTGACATTTTCGGAGAAGACGTCTCGCGGTGAGGAGCTTTCCTGCTCCATTTGCCTGAGCGATTATAAGGAGTCGGAGGTTCTGCGTATGCTGCCCGAATGCCTTCACCTCTTTCATGTCCACTGTATCGATGCCTGGCTCCGCCTCCATGCCTCGTGCCCTATGTGCCGTACTTCTCCTCTTCCAACCCCCATTGCTACTCCTCTCTCGGAATTCATCCCCCTTGCCCGCCACCCTCGGATTCCCTCTTCATAATTTGTACCTTCCCTTTCCCTCCCCTGTGCATGCTTCAGCCCTAGTCACATTTTTCAGCAGCCTCTGCGTCTGTGTATTCCGTCTTTTTTTGAATTAATATATATTTGCGTCGGATTCAATTTGAATGCCTGCGTCAGGTCCTCATGAGGTATGTATTTGCACAAACTTTGCTTGTTTCTGCAACCTGGTTAACTTTCTGTAACAAGTGAGAAATCTAACCAAAATCGACATTTCACTGAATGTATTAAAGCTTCTTCTTTTAAGCTCTAATCACATTCTTCAGCAGCCTCTGCGTCTGTGTATTCcgtcttttttttttgaattaatataTATTTGCGTCGGATGCAATTTCAATATCTTCGTCAGAGTTCTCATGAGGTATGTATTTGCACAAACTTGCTCATTCCTGCAACCTGGTTAACTTACTGTAACGAGTGAGAAATCTAACCAAAATCGACATTTGACTGAATGCATTAAAGCTTCTTCTTTTAAGCCCTAATGACATTCTTCAACAGCCTCTGCTTCTGTGTATTCCgtctttttttaaattaatataaaaatgaCTCGGATGCAATTTCAATATCTCCGTTGAGTCCTCGTAAGGTGTGCTTTTGCACTGATTTTGCTCGTTTCTGCAACCTTGTTAATATTCTTTAACGGACTGAGAAATTTAACCAAAATTGACTCTTCAGTGAATGTATCAAAGCTTTTTCTTAAAACCTAATCACATTCTTCAACAGCCTCTGCTTCTGTGTATttcttaattaatatatatttattcatgGGATGCAATTTATATTTCTCGTTAGAGTCCTCGTGAAATATGTTTTTTCACTGATTTTGCTCGTTTCTGCAACTTTCTTTAACGGACCGAGAAATCCAACTAAAATTGACACACTACTGAATGTATTAAAGcttattttttcttaaaatttcTGAACATGGCGGATTCCATGCATTCTGGCTACTTACGATTAAACAATACACCAGAATGATTGGAAAGATTTCAAGGTATGTTTTGACGCTAATTTTGCTGGTTTTTGTAACCTGGTAAACTTTCTTTAAAGCACTGAGAAATCTAACTAAAATCGACACTTCGCTGAATGTATTAAAGCTTTTTTTCTCTAAAAAATTCTGAACGTGGTGGCTTCCATGCATTCTGGCTACTTGAGATTAAAGAATAGAGAAGAATGATAGGAAACATTTTAAATTCCTGATTTGCAGGGTCATTAACGGGAATCTGTGTACTTATTTTACGCTGTCAAGTTGACTGGTAAATAGGTTTCAATAAAATATTGGCTCTCTTGTTCAGATTCGAATGTTCTCATTCAATAAAATTTGAAGACGGCTTCCAGAAATTTTGATCTCTGTAACGTAAACTTCCCCTGTAAATCTGACTGCTTTTTATTATCAACCGTGAAATAGAAACATTTGGCAGCATGATGATTGTGTTAGAATTTGAGTGGCAAGCATCCATCCAGTAGCAGAAGATGATGATAGCCATAAATACTTTCATGGCAAACTATTTCATTATTCTTGTTCATAGGCCAGAGAGAATATTTATGATGTTATTAGCAGCCAATCATACCAAATAAAATTGGATATTTTAGGCAAATTCGTATCGTACCtctcattttattttattattttatgcatGAGTTGCAATTTTAGCCAATTAAAAGTTTGAGATTAATTAATAGTATTGTTAAAACTACAATTTTTTATTATGAAAGGAATTAATTATTTAGTTGACTTTCATATTCATATTGACTTTTTTTGTGATGAGATTTTTTAGTCTTATATGTTTTACATCTATTTCCTGTCTTTTAATATTAATATTGCAAGTCAATTATTGTGATATTATAAATGATtgatcaaaataaaatataaaatatagtcTACTTTCATCAAAATGTAagtattttattgaaaaatattgTTGTCTACATAAGAGAATTGGTTGATACATACattaataaaatcaattcaattattGTGGTATTATatatgattgatcaaatcaaaGTTAAAATATCATCTGCTTTTAAAAAATGAGTATTTTATTGAGCAGTATTGTTGTCTATGTAAGAGAGTTGGTTGATGcatacatcaataaaatcaattcaattattGTGATATAAAAAATGATTGATCAAAGCAaagttaaaatataaataaatgtaagtaTCTTattaagcataatttttttttctatgcaatagAGTTGGTTGTTGCTTACattaataaaatcaattcaattattGTGATATTATAAATGATTGATTAAAACAAAGTTAAATATTgtctattttaaaataaatataagtaTTTTTCAGCAGCAATGTTTTCTATGCAAGAGAGTTGGTTGATGCATATGTTAATAAAATCAATTAAGTTATTGTGATAATATAAATGATTTATCAAAACCAAGTTATAAGAGTCTATTTTTACATAAATGTAAGTATTTATTGAGTAGTAATGTTGTCTATTCAAGAGAGGTGGTTGAtgcatatataataaaatgaaggTCAAGAATTCAAGGTacaatttattttcttaaaaatatgTTAAAAAACTTTCTCTATGTGTGTGTTTTTATATTCCAATTATTGTGGTATTATATATCTGTTGGTGTTTGGAGGAGACGAACTCGAAATCAATGGTGAGAAAACCCACTACCCAAGTCAACTCTACTATTCGTCACAAGCTAGATTTAAATTGCATTTTATTTCATAACAATTTGTTGAAAATATTCTAAACCTTTAGTTTTAAAGAGTATTAAAATTCAATTATATATGTTGATTAGAACAAAGTTAAAATATCATTTACTTCCGACCCATCTAAATTACAACTTAATTTCATGaaaataatgttttaaaaaaatattctaAATATTTAGTTATACAAAATGTTTTTCAATTAAATTGTGTGTATTCTTATGTCACTGTTTCACATCACATATAGTGCACGACACTTAGTGATCTATCGTTAGGAAGAGAAGGGTACTAGATTAGATCACAACCATATTctttaaaagaataagagttggGAGGTGATAAGAGAAATGATTTAGaaagaaaaaatacaaataaaaataaattatatatatatatatatatatatatatatatatatatatatatataatgattattTGTTCATTttgtatataaattatatattaatataattcaaGCCTATAAATTAGTATGcaacattgatttatttaatatttattcatattgaattattatatatctatatttatatatcaATATTTTTGTATACATATTATATGCCTATTTATTAGATATCTGTTAGTTTGTATACATTTAATTATCTTTTATGCACAAATTTTGTATCAATGTGATATGTCAATTGGAATAGTTTTATATATCATTATACTAGAGATTGTTGgatttaatatttttcattatcaTTTATCTATACTTCTATTATGTCTTcatttataaattattaatttattttattattctcaTGATTTCATATTGATTGCATATCATTAAATGCTATGAATTGTAGATCTTGTTTACTATATTCATTTCAACATTATGTATCTCTATGTTAACATATAAACTAATCTatgatattttttaaatattttatatacaCAAacgttatatataaatatatatcttttaagaGATCAATGTATAACGTCAATTATTTACATCATGTTTTTTCGATATATATCTATTAACTTACAATATTATGTTTGtatttataaatattcatttatttttatttttgtaatctTTCAGTATATCGCCTTTGCAATCCTTCCTCCTTTTTTTTACGGGTTCcatttgcaattaaaatatttactTTCATCTCCTCCATAATGGATCACCGATGTGATTTGAATGTCAtgtcaaatataataataaatccAAAAATATTCTAATATTTTACACAACTAAATTTATAGATTATGAAAAATCCATATCtactattataaataataaaataaccatacacatatttaatatttatttttttgatcaaTAAGAGGCCGAGGccgaaattttattaattaataaaaatatttatacacCTCCATTCAATGCGAGCGTcaataggaaagaatggagggaagaaaacctccgacTTTGCCTGGGACCATAGTctattaaataaaagaataaagtACAGAGCATAGATACAACAGCCAGATTTAATCCTGGGCTTAGTTACAGATTGCTACAGATGAGCTGGTCGTATGGATATACAAAAGAATAgaaaaatacaatgcaagatgctaATGGCTAGACTTGCCATTTTTAATTTATTCTAAACTTCTCATTATGCTTAAACATGTGAGGAGGCTTCCATGTCTCATAGTTTTAGCTCTGATTGAATGTATCCCCTTTTTCACAGACGTTGGAGAGGTCGTTCACGATGTTTCGGCTTCAGCAACCAGAAGGAATTGCCCTCCCGTCCGTCACCTTTGCTGTAATCTGAAAGGAAGGTAAA from Cryptomeria japonica chromosome 3, Sugi_1.0, whole genome shotgun sequence harbors:
- the LOC131041361 gene encoding RING-H2 finger protein ATL67-like yields the protein MSTNSTMGDMSRVGLGYGIAIAVGILVLLSTVMLASYVCVRVHGRTQLAGGVAQREAVQRETGAAAAAGLDQATLDSYPLVTFSEKTSRGEELSCSICLSDYKESEVLRMLPECLHLFHVHCIDAWLRLHASCPMCRTSPLPTPIATPLSEFIPLARHPRIPSS